AACGAGATAAATTCTGATCTAATCAACCGTAGTGTGGCGTTATTGATGTGGTTCCAAATGCTACCTCCAGAGATGAAATGGGCCGAGCAAAAGTCAATGATCTTCAAGATTTCTTTGTGGCGAAGTATGGCGGACAAGATACCACAAGTTTCCAAAAAGCTCGTCTCAACTTTATTCAATCAATGGCCGCCTACTCTGTTGCCTGTTATATATTGCAGATCAAAGACCGACACAATGGAAATATAATGATTGACGGTGATGGGCATATTATTCATATTGGTCAGTGCTTATCTACGATTGGCAGCGCAGTTTTTGATGATATCTCCAGACTTCGGCTTCCTATTCGATATAGATAAGTATTCTGGATTCCTCCATAGTGTTCTTGTACTTACCTACGGTGCTTCCTGCTTTCTTACGTCCTGGAGTATGTCCTTGAGATTCTCTTCGTGACTGCATTCTGATTCCCTTTTTAGGGCGTCAAATTCGAGCCTCATTCGTTCAAGCTTAACCATGAAATGGTAGTGCTAATGGGAGGGCGAGGCTCGCAAGGCTATCAAATGTTCCAGAATTTAACAGTCAAAGCATTCTTAGCAATTCGACCTTTTGCAGAACAAATAATCAGCACTGTGCAATTAATGCTGGATACAGGACTTCCTTCATTTAAAGGAGAACCCACGATCAAACGTCTGAGAGATCGGTTTGCATTGCAATTAAACGAAAGACAGGCAGCCGAGTTTATGATGGGGATAATCCGCAACGCCCATGAAAACGTAAGAAGTACCGCTTATGACGAGTTTCAACGGGTAAGTAGCTTGTTATCACCAAGCTATGATTCACTGAAATCAACCTTTgttttcaagcttcaaaacGGTTCGTGTATCGAAACAGCGAACGATGTATGTGCCACTAACGTCTAGTTTCTTTCTAGGTATACCCTACAAATAGGTCAATACTCCTGTATTTTATTATCGCTCGCCTAATGCGACAGCATTTTGCTCAGTGCATATACTTTTCCACCCGTGTAAGTTGCCAACAGGTTGCCAATGCCGAATTGCAGGGAGGGGTATAGTAGCATTTTTGGTGCTACTGATCATAGAGATAGACGTGACATCAATCCCGAATGTTTCCAAGGCTGCGTTTGACCCAACTACTACTCAGGCTGAGGAAATTAGTCTTATTTTGTGCCCAAATGTTCAGGTGTAGTTTCATCAATGCGATCATGTGACACGCGTTCATCCGTTATATACCTGATCATATTGAATTATGTGGTCCCCGAGCTGTTTAACTTCGTATCCCAACAGTGCCAACGGAAGCCAGGTCAAATCATGCAAGCTCAACAATCTAGAGCAGTGGCCCAGTCCATTACCCATAGTCAAAGCCTCGCAGCTGTGCAGACATTGCTTAGAGCAGGCCTCGGGTCTATAACATTTTTAAGGTTCCTCAAATTCGAGCTTCATTTTCGTAAATCACACTAATACGGTCCTGAAAATTCCCAGAAACTTACTTCCTGAAGAGAACTTCGCATCAAGTTCAGACCAGCAAACATCTGATACTACCCCTCTTTCTTAACATTTCGTGCAGGTCATTTTACATCCATAGATGGATCGGATCAGGATTCCTCTGAGTGGGGTTTATCTCAGTCAGAAGGATCGTTCGATAGCGCCAGCTCCCGTAGAACGGTCAATAGCTTCAAGACTATGGTAAGCATTGATCATTTATCCGAATATTTATGCTTCAACCTCACCCACGTTATGTATGCAGACCATCACGCGAGGTTACACAGATGAGGGCGACAAAATATTGAATTACTTGGTATATGCGTCTATTTAATCTTCTTTCATTATGTTTTATACGTCCTCAGGAATATGGCGTTTTTGATGCCCTTGAAAAACGGTTTCTACGAAGTTTTATCTTCGCTATTTATCTGGTAGCTTTCTACATTACACTTCTGCCATTCTGATTATCTCATGTTTTTCCATTTAGGATAATAAAGATCCCTGCAAGTAatatccttttccttttctgcTATTGCAACAATTTTGATATTTCCCTGCCAGTATTGTTGAGGCTTATACGTTCAATTTTAAGGTGAGCCCGGTAACTACCCAATTCCTTAAATTGTAAAATGAACTCCCTTTTGTAGTATCTCTCAGTACCAGGAAGTGAAGTTCCCTTTCCTGTGATGAGTATGACAGATGCTATGAGTTCATCGACTCGAAGGAATGTCGAAGATCCGGTTACAAGAGCTATCAAGAATGGAAGAGCACCCACGTTGAAAGATGTGAAGAATAGCGTCAAGGTAATAAAGTCGCTTATTGGAGAAGTGTAACCTGTCTGAAATTCTCTGTGCTACAGAGTATGTTGAAAACACTGATACAGGCTATGCATCATATGGACTTGTTGCCCAGTACGTTTCCACCAACCTCACTTTCGCAGGTGTTAATAGAATATTTAGAACGTCGCTTTGCAACATTTAAACTTTTTTATACTGAGGAAACACCCGCAGATTACGAACCTCCTAATTTTCAGGCTGGGGACGTAGATAAAGACAGATGGTATTTTATGACCCACGACCTAGACGAGGTTCCTGAAAGATGCAGTATTGGGAAATTTGATGCAGGACACCATTTGTAAGCTGCATACAGCTATGACATGGATGTGATACTGATCTACAATCAGGGTCAAGCTCAGCGTTACTTCTATCGCATCTTATCTACCCTCTTCTACAATTCATGATCATGCAACATTTTCTGGTATCACCTCTCAGCCAGGACACCAAGCCCTTTCAGCAGTGCAAGAAGCTGATTTACGCGAAAATGATGTCCACAAGCAGTTAGAAGATGCTGAGCAAAGAAACCTTCTATGGGCTGTAGAGGATCTGAGTGATCGAGATGCGGATGGAGAGGACGATACGGATTATATGCAGGACTCTAATGAACAATGCCTTCCGGTTGGTATCCGAAACATTAACGGAGAGATTGAAGCAATTCCAATGAATAAACGAACGGTCGAACAACACTTCAGTGGATTGATAGAAAACATTCCAAAGCGTTTGCATGAGATTGTGGGTGTTTTGGTATTCCGCGCTGATATATCACTGATCGGAATATACAACCTATTAGGTAGCGCAAGAAATACCCAAAGGCGCTCATTTGGACGAAACGCAGCCTCTGTTGGCTACTGGCGACTATAACACTGTTGACAACGGTACCCATATACGTATTTCATCAAAAACGACTTTTTGCTCACACCTCTATATATCTAGATACTGGTAGAGCTTTAAACTCGCGTTCACCGGAGCAACCGAGAAGCTCTCCCTTTTCTAATGCGCCCACAACACCTACGCCTCATGACTTTGATCCAGAAATGCTGAAGAGCATGAGCATCGGAGGCCAGGATGACATCGAAATGTTAGGTTTGCCGTTTTCACAGTGGTATTCCCATTGAAGCTATACTTGCCGAATGATCGTCTCTTATTTAGATCTTGAAACGCAAGTGCGAGAGGAAACGTCTTCAGCACCTGACTTGTTTCCTCCTGAAGGATCCCAAGATAACACGAATAATCATGAATCCGACGATAATGGGTTGGACTGTGATTGCGGAATTTCTGTAAGTTTCTGGTCAACGTCACCTGAGACCCCGCGTTAACATACCCTTCAAAAATTTAGTTAGAAGATCTGTGCTGTTACTGTGAAGGAGGATGTAAAAAATGGTTCCATGTGTGGTCcgtgtattttttttttgcatcccTTTGTCCAATTAACCCTGCAATTCTTCCAGGTGTATGGGGTATGACATGGTTTGACCACATTCAGAGAAGATATACCTAAAGCGAATTACCTAGGTATCATTCCATCGACGATCCAAGAATGCCCACGAAGTTTGTATGCTTCGACTGTCGAATGCAGAAGGACATTACATGGGAGCTCATTAAGATTGAAATATACCCTCGCATGCTGTCCAAGTTCAAGGAGCTTGCTCTTTTCAGGTAACCAGTCAACAATTCATAAACTAAAAAAGGCTTACAGTATGTGAAGGCGTGCTATAAAGGTCGCGCAAAAGGAACAAAAGTTTACTTCATTTCAGTTTTCTAAATCTTTCGGTTAGATTTTTTCCCTACTGTTGTCAGAGTATTAATGTGCTGGTCATTGGTAGCTCATGGTGACATGGAGTTAACTTCACAAATGCTGAAAAAACTGGAGGAAGACGGTACGCACTCACATGAAGGTCTACTGATAGCGCCACAATAATGTTTATAACAGAACTAGTCCTTCTTGAATCCACCTCATTGGACGACATGGGACTCACTATTACAAGTCACtccaaaaaaggaaagaacaACAAGGGAAAGAGTGTTGGTAAACAACCCAGGCCTCGTAGAAACATGCAAAAAACGTTATATGTCTTCAACCGAAATGCGGTAACCAAATCCCAGTACCTAGACTGCTTCAACCCAGACGACAAGGAGCTCGAACGACGCCTTCTTGGCGTCCCAGAATTGGTATCGTTCTTGTAGTCCATTTACTAACCATTTTTTAAAAATTTTACTCTATCAGGTTGACCGAACCAAGAAAACAACTCAAAAACTTTTCGAAGGTCAAACTGCAGGTTTGGAAGGTGTTCATCAGCAAATGCGAGCTGAGTCAATCGATCGGCCGATCAATGATTCCAACGACACACAGACTCAGGATGAAACTCAACAGATTCAAAGCCGCGTGCAGAAGAGATCTGCGCCTCTCCGGGATGACACGAATGACACGAATCCTGTCAGACCcaagaaaatcaaaatgTCGTTGGCAGTTGGCGTTGATCTGGCGGAGTGAACATATTCAAGTCACGACGCAAAATTGACAAGGACATTTGCACATAGTCATAGCACAGACCATGGAGTAGGACGTTCTGCATAAAGTAACATCTCGAATAAATGGATTTGAACCAAAATATATATACCTTTGTCGTCTGCCAGCAAACCAGTGCGGTCGATTCTATCCACCTAAAAAGTTTTGTTAGGATGtattattttttgtttacCCTTCATTCAATTCTCGTACCGATTCATGTATATCCATTAGATTTTTGTTCAATGACAAGAGCACCGGTAAGCATGTCATCAGTCGAAGTTGGTGAAGATCTGAGCGTTGACCTATGTTTTAACGATATCCGAAATGCCCGAAGCACTATATCAGGCACGTGCTCACGCTAGCTTTCTTGTGCTTCGTTCCGAAGTGTGAAGTTTGAGTGACCTACATGCATGAATCGACATATCGTCTAGCTATTGTAATACGCGTTCTTATTGCTCTTTTTACAAGGACTTTCTTTCAACCAGATGAATATTTTCAATCTCTTGAACCGGCACACAACCTTGTTTTTGGCTACGGGCACCTAACATGGGAATGGACGGTACTTCGGCCCATTAGAAGCTTTATCTACCCCGCTATCAACGTTCCTGTCTACTGGTTGTTAAAAGTCAGCGGTCTTGTCGAGGCGAGACTTGTAGGGGATTATTTTTTGGTCCGTTAAATTTTTCCTAGATTTGAAGAAACGCCCACTTATATGGAAAAACGCAGATTTTGTGTCCAAAGGTTCTCCACGGCTCCTTAGCAGCATGTACTGACATCTACATCGGAGATATTGCCCGTCGTACGCTAGGTAGCGACTATGAGACTACAGCTGTGAGATTCTATGCACAAGCATATTGCGATATTCTGATCTAATGCCTTTGCACCAGCGATTTGTATCGCTGACCTCCTTCTTTCATGCGATGGCATTGTCACGATCACTGTCAAATTCTTTGGAGACTTCACTATCAACAATAGCTTTTGCTTACTATCCTTGGGACGCCAACGCAAAACTGAGTCCGCATGTAATATTCCACAGGTCGGTCAAAATGTGTTTATAAATGAAGATTTTGAATATATTCGCATTAGATCGAATTTGAGAAAAATGATTCTCTTCAGTGCTTTTGCGTGTATGATACGTCCCACCAATGCTGTGATCTGGGTATTCCTCTTTCTCAACCTATTCTGGGCAATTCGTAAGCACAGGCGGATTGCCATTGCCATTGCAGAAGACGCAGCTATAATTGGGTTCGAAGTTCAAGTTTGATATCCCATATAATGTCAACTAACTTGCTTTAATTCAGAACAATTGCCCTAATGACTTTATTCATTTCGGATTTTTTGTATTACGGTACACCCACTTTTACACCGTACAATTTTCTCAAAACCAATCTGTCGTCTGTGTCCTTGTTCTACGGAGGAAACCCATGGCACTTTTACTTAACTCAAGCCTTGCCTATTATTGGCACTACAACCCTTCCCTTTACGACTCACGGTATTTGGAGCACGTTCAGTTCTACGACATCTCGTGACTATTCTGCGAAAACTATGTTTCGTGCAATTACCTGGACCATCTTGATATATTCATTCGCAGGACACAAGGAATGGCGTTTCATACACCCTATCCTACCACTGTTACATGTCTTTGCTGCAAAGTCGCTTGTTGACCTCTCCACCGACACCCGTATGTctaggaagaaaaaaacaacacaTTGGAAGTCTTTCATTTACCGACAATTCAAATTACCGAATATACATAAAAGATATATTGCATTTCTTCTTTTAACACTTCCACTTTCACTATACGTCATGCTTTTTTATTGCAGTGGCCCTATAGAGGTCATGCACTACATTCGCCAACTACCGCGACACGACCTTAATCAGACTACTATTGGCTTTTTGGTGCCATGTCATTCAACACCAGGCCAGTCTCACTTGCATCGACGGGATCTGGCTGGAGAAAGAATGTGGCAACTTGGCTGCGAACCTCCGTTACAGTAAGtactttctttccatatcaGAATGATATTCAACCGTCTTGCCTATCTACAGGCACCAAAATCTGGCTACATACAAGGACCAAACAGATGTCTTTTTTGACAATCCTAAGGAATATCTGCTGACATATTTTCCAAGTCAAGTTGATCCATCGTTCCCATTGTCACCATTCCCTTCATCTATACCCGGACAACCTGCATCACTTCCTTACTTTTCACAGAGATTCAACAAGTCAATATATCCTTGGAAACATGAATGGCCGCAATACTTGATTTTATTTGGAGATTTGTTGCAGCAAGATGGTGTCCAAGTCCTGTTAGAAGGTCAGGGGTACGGAGAAGTTTGGAAGGCTGGTCGTGAatgggagggggaggggaaacGGAAGGGAGCAGTGAGAGTGTGGAAATGGGCATCACCTCCGCAAACAAATTAAACTTTATCCGTATAGTTGCACTATGCGTAACGCAAGTTCTTCGTATTTAATTTTTCTACATATAATAGTCCGTACTGTATTACTACAACCTTACATATGATAACAAGGCAACTTAAAAGTTATATTCGAGACAAATCTCTTCCCCAGATACCTCTGTCAAATTATGAATTATATTGAAAGCGTGACATTATTCGTAGGACTTACCTAACGATCCAATCGATCATTAACAAGGCGCGCGTCCTAGCGCTAACTTGTTCGTTCCAATAAATGCTCCTCCACGCATACATGGCAACTAGGCCACCCATAAACGAATATTTaccaaaatcaaaaacagCAGCATTGCCGATATACGCAAGGGTACCAAgatgaaaatatttgaaCGGCTTTGACACTGTTTCATCTGATAACAATTGGATAGCATTCGGGTTTCCTGATGCTGGAGGCGTGGAAGAGGCGACAGGAGGATTGGCGCGGGAAAGTTTGTGAAGTTTCTTGCCGAGGTATTTACCCTGTTGAGATGCGACTTGGGCCGTGGCGGGAAGAGAAGTAATACGATTCCCAATTTCTTCCAGGAGTTTGAAAAGCTCGTTGAGCGAAAGGCTATCGTCTGCATCAGAGTCGTATAGCTGGAACAACTCCTTCACTTTGACAAGATGGTCTTCAGCCATTGGTATGCGCTCTTTGATCTTGACAACTACATATTGTCAGTTCATTCTAAACTTGAGCAATGTTATTTTACCACACACCCATATGTTCCCATTCCCCAAATTCAATCTTTCCATTTTTATCCGCATCTGCATCGTCCACTAATTCCATGAAATGACTCATCAAAGAGGTTTCAATCTAATAAAATTAAGAAAGacatcaaattcaaatacaTCCAGACCTTTTCAAGACAAACCGTTGCGCAATCCCCAATAGCATAAACCTCGCCAATAGGGGCACCGTTGACCCTTAAGTGAGAGTCAACTTCTATCGCCTTCTTATGAACCTGGTTTGGCAATAAACTAGACACACGCTGCGTAAAGGGGTTCATAGCAATACCGGTGGACCATAGAACGAAATTGGTAGGAATACTGTGCTGCTCTGTTTCGCCTTCTGCATTGCGTGTCGTGTATAAAACATGCTCGGGAGTGACACCAGCAACACTACAAACATATGAGGTGCTGCCtgcaagaaagaaaaaattgtTACCGTGCAGATGTAATAAGGTCTACTTGGTCGCGCCTGAATTTGTCCTAGAGATAAAAATTAGTTAGCAAACCATATAATGATGAGCGAACTGTAGAACTGTAGGCAAACCTCTGCAAACTTTGATATCGCCTCAGAATACTAGCATTTACAGTTTGTCAAGTACAGATGAAACCGAGAAAATGAAACAACGCACGGTATTTAAGATATGTTCTCGAGATTGGATCACATGGATGGAGACTTCCTTGCGACATATTTTCGGAAACTATAGAGCAAGTTATTTTTGGACCTTGAATTAGGCGACCACGATACATGCATAATTCATGATATCTTCCTGACAAAAATCATATATCTCCTGCACAATAACCGTCAGAAAACAGTGCAGCAACGCAAAACGGACATACGGCAGCAGTTTCTACACCAGTGGGGCCTCCTCCACAAACAACGAAGCTTAGCAAGCGTTTACGCTCTTCGGGGGAAGTGGTGGGCAAACTGGCTCTCTCGAAGTTGTCTAACACATGAATCAATGGTTTTGCTCTTACCAAGCAATAAGTGTGTATGTTGCCCACCCATGATTCTCCTTCGAATAGCCTGGGCATCCCCAATAGTCTTGAGTTGGAAGCAGTTTTCCAACCCAGGAACACCGTGAGTACTTGATGAAGACCCAACCGCTATAACAATTTTGTCATAACTGCAGAATACGTAAGTAAAAGGGGAAGATAATACCATGAAACTACGCACGGAATGTAGAAGTTGCTTTCAGACCCATCTGGTGAAACTGCTGAAATTTCAACCAGACGTTCGGACATCACAAGGTCAACAGCCTTTCCCTGAACAAAATGTCCTCGAAGACGGGCCAAAACCTTGCGAATAGGTTCAATGAGAGATCTAACAGAAACCGTCCCAACAGCGGCAGCTGCAGAAAGTCATATTCAAGGATGTGTTGTACAAGACTTGCAAAACTTAcatggaagaagaggcgtgAAAGTCGTGTAGGTGTCTGTAGAAACAACAGTGACATGATAATCTCCTGGATGAAGGGATTCAAGGACGCCCATTGCCTAGATGACGTATTTATCGAGTTAGGTGATTCCAGTATTAATTATAGCCACGTACGCCCCAGCCGCCTCCAATGATGACAAGCCTGGGTTTGCCTGCGAGCAGTTtggcttcttcatcctcctcgtcgtcgacCAGGACTCGCGCGACAGGTAAGTTCTTTGGCCCACCGCGTTCTGGATGGAGGGCGAGGGGATTGACAGGGACACGGTCAACATGTTTTTCGTTATAGGTGAAAGCGTCGTGGGCCAAAATGGATGCACCAACAACGAATATTCCCACTACGGAAGAAAGGCACAGTAAGCCAGTGACTTTGGCGATGGTTTTCGAGGTTTGAATATATGAATTCTGGCCAGGCTGTGGGGAAGACTGTGTTCCTGTGGTATATAGCCTGACGGAGAGTAAATTCTGTGGCGGACGGCGAGGGAATCGGGACAGGGAGCGCGAAAGGGCTCTGGCGGAGAACATGGGGGTGTGGAGAGCAAGAGGTTCGGTTGAACAGGCGTCATTGCTAACATGGTTTAAGCATATTCTAAATATAAGTGACATAATATACAGTGTTTGTTATCAGATTTGTACACAATTGATTGTGCGAAACTATGACTACCTGACGAAACCAAGCCAAACCGCCAGCTTCTTCCCTTCCCCGACCATGTCCGCAGCTTCTAACCATCCTATTCCCCCGGATCCCTCTTCCCCAACCACTGGGGCTGTCCGACGCCACCACACCATCTCAGCTCATTCGCGAAGCGCTCGTGCCAGTGCGAAGGAAGTCATCTCGGAGGAGACCCAGGAACAGCAGCATGCCATTTGGAACGATGACGAGGTTGTCGACCAGGATTGGGTTGGAGGCGTTGGGGCAGTCGGAGAAAAGACTTCACTTCACCGACAGAGCTCTCTTCCAACCCGTTATCATCGCggtttattttttcttccttttccgaTCACACTTTGTATCTAATCCGTTCTCCTCGTTCAGGGTTTCAAAACCAGGCAGGCAAGTCAGGAAACACGGCCCCTAAAACGATTAATAGTCTTGCCGCTATCACTGGCAATGAAGGCGATGAAGAAGTGTGGAGAATTGGCGATTATGGCCCAGAGGAAGACGACGTTAGTATTCTCGTCCAGGGCAAAATCATCCTGCACTAAACGATTATTTGCAGCACTCCTCCACAGAACAACGTCCACAACACCAGCAGATTATCGACGTCCAGGCCCAAGCACAGTCAAATAGCtcacctctttcttctcattTCACTAATAATCCGTCGCCACCACCAGCCGAATCTGGTGTTAGACGTCACGTTTCCATCACATACGGAGCAGTTGCTAGCAATGCTCGTAAAACTTCCACAGGTTTAAGACGATCCGGAACTTTGCAAGCCAGTCTACCTGCTCATTCGCAAAACTCAACTCCACCAGAGCCAGCTGAACAAACGGAAGACGAGGAATACGTCTACGAACAGGAAGATCAATCCGCCTACGATGAGGACTATTATGCTAGGtcgcagcagcaacagcaacagcaacaacaacaacaacaacaacagcagcagcagcagcagcagcagcaatacCAGCAATATAATAACACACAAGTCGGCCGAACTTCTCCCTGGTCATCTGCAAATGAATGGAGACAAGGGGCGTATGGTAGCAATGGAAATGCTGCCATTGACGATGTTCAACGTGCCCTATCTGCTCTCGAACTAGCCAGTAGCCAAAGCAATAATTCCGTTGGGTATGGTAGCTATCAGCAAACATCTCAAGGTGCCAATGCACCACCGCGGTTCAATTCTGGGCAATCCGCTCCGCTACACCACCAGTCGACTGGGTCTCGTGGAAGCAACGGTGGCAACGGCAacaatggaaatggaaacaaGATTCAAATGGGCAACGAATTTGATGGTCGAAAGACCCCTCTATCGCAACCTCAACGCGGAGGATTTGGCCAACATCAATCAGGCCAAAGGGAGGGAGAAAGTCTCCGTGGACGGGCATCTAATCCCAACCTCCAATACGGATATCAGCAAGGAGGTTCGGGGCATGTCAAAAGTAACAGCTCAGGCAGCAATGCTACCCCTGGATCGTCTGGAATCGTGCCGAGCGTACCACCTATTCCGCAACAGTACCTTCAGCAAGGACAAGGAAATCGGCCTGGGCTTGGGGTAGCGACCACCTTCGCTTCATCTTCCACTGGCCCGTCTGCCGTTCCTACAGGCCAAACACCTGTTCAACCTTTCGTCAATACCCCGATTGATGTGCCTACATTGATCGCTACGAAAGGCTATAATCCAGCTCAATTCGACACTCGCCCACAATTTGCACGATATTTCGTCATCAAATCATATACTGAAGACGATGTACATAAA
This Psilocybe cubensis strain MGC-MH-2018 chromosome 3, whole genome shotgun sequence DNA region includes the following protein-coding sequences:
- a CDS encoding GPI mannosyltransferase 3, with the protein product MHESTYRLAIVIRVLIALFTRTFFQPDEYFQSLEPAHNLVFGYGHLTWEWTVLRPIRSFIYPAINVPVYWLLKVSGLVEARLVGDYFLILCPKVLHGSLAACTDIYIGDIARRTLGSDYETTARFVSLTSFFHAMALSRSLSNSLETSLSTIAFAYYPWDANAKLNFEYIRIRSNLRKMILFSAFACMIRPTNAVIWVFLFLNLFWAIRKHRRIAIAIAEDAAIIGTIALMTLFISDFLYYGTPTFTPYNFLKTNLSSVSLFYGGNPWHFYLTQALPIIGTTTLPFTTHGIWSTFSSTTSRDYSAKTMFRAITWTILIYSFAGHKEWRFIHPILPLLHVFAAKSLVDLSTDTRMSRKKKTTHWKSFIYRQFKLPNIHKRYIAFLLLTLPLSLYVMLFYCSGPIEVMHYIRQLPRHDLNQTTIGFLVPCHSTPGQSHLHRRDLAGERMWQLGCEPPLQHQNLATYKDQTDVFFDNPKEYLLTYFPSQVDPSFPLSPFPSSIPGQPASLPYFSQRFNKSIYPWKHEWPQYLILFGDLLQQDGVQVLLEGQGYGEVWKAGREWEGEGKRKGAVRVWKWASPPQTN
- a CDS encoding External alternative NAD(P)H-ubiquinone oxidoreductase B1, mitochondrial, whose product is MFSARALSRSLSRFPRRPPQNLLSVRLYTTGTQSSPQPGQNSYIQTSKTIAKVTGLLCLSSVVGIFVVGASILAHDAFTYNEKHVDRVPVNPLALHPERGGPKNLPVARVLVDDEEDEEAKLLAGKPRLVIIGGGWGAMGVLESLHPGDYHVTVVSTDTYTTFTPLLPSAAVGTVSVRSLIEPIRKVLARLRGHFVQGKAVDLVMSERLVEISAVSPDGSESNFYIPYDKIVIAVGSSSSTHGVPGLENCFQLKTIGDAQAIRRRIMDNFERASLPTTSPEERKRLLSFVVCGGGPTGVETAAEIYDFCQEDIMNYACIFPKICRKEVSIHVIQSREHILNTYSEAISKFAEDKFRRDQVDLITSARVAGVTPEHVLYTTRNAEGETEQHSIPTNFVLWSTGIAMNPFTQRVSSLLPNQVHKKAIEVDSHLRVNGAPIGEVYAIGDCATIETSLMSHFMELVDDADADKNGKIEFGEWEHMVVKIKERIPMAEDHLVKVKELFQLYDSDADDSLSLNELFKLLEEIGNRITSLPATAQVASQQGKYLGKKLHKLSRANPPVASSTPPASGNPNAIQLLSDETVSKPFKYFHLGTLAYIGNAAVFDFGKYSFMGGLVAMYAWRSIYWNEQVSARTRALLMIDWIVRKIKYEELALRIVQLYG